One genomic segment of Labilithrix sp. includes these proteins:
- a CDS encoding FliM/FliN family flagellar motor switch protein, which translates to MSTTDPQIKTLAQPGGRGRAACARAAEAGPELATALRRALPFLARKRVSITVDPTRCTSFADLAADGSIVYTAAFNEKSSSTRGLVLFDEAALARVLDGVLGGGSATTLPSAKLTSAQNALASRVSVGVLRAFADALAARLGLTLEPCASKEIDAGAAVVVALVLEGGGRVSIALPLGCIRTDEPSADPARVDPGIEAAMTDVELDVVAELGKVRLSLDAIMKLQVGDVVRLSLPLDEKARVSAGGAVLFHGRPTASGEVVAVALERSVG; encoded by the coding sequence ATGAGCACGACGGATCCGCAGATCAAGACGCTCGCCCAGCCCGGCGGCCGCGGCCGCGCCGCGTGCGCCCGAGCGGCCGAGGCCGGCCCCGAGCTCGCGACCGCGCTCCGGCGCGCGCTCCCGTTCCTCGCGCGGAAGCGCGTGAGCATCACGGTGGACCCCACGCGCTGCACCAGCTTCGCCGATCTCGCGGCGGATGGATCGATCGTCTACACCGCCGCCTTCAACGAGAAGTCCTCGAGCACGCGCGGCCTCGTGCTCTTCGACGAAGCCGCGCTCGCCCGCGTCCTCGACGGCGTGCTCGGCGGCGGCAGCGCGACCACGCTCCCGTCGGCGAAGCTCACCTCGGCGCAGAACGCGCTCGCTTCCCGCGTCTCCGTCGGCGTCCTCCGCGCGTTCGCCGACGCGCTCGCCGCGCGCCTCGGCCTCACGCTGGAGCCGTGCGCGAGCAAGGAGATCGACGCCGGCGCCGCGGTCGTCGTCGCGCTCGTGCTCGAAGGCGGCGGCCGCGTCTCGATCGCGCTCCCGCTCGGGTGCATCCGCACCGACGAGCCGTCGGCGGATCCGGCGCGCGTCGACCCCGGCATCGAAGCGGCGATGACGGACGTCGAGCTCGACGTCGTCGCCGAGCTCGGCAAGGTGCGCCTCTCGCTCGACGCGATCATGAAGCTCCAGGTCGGCGACGTCGTTCGCCTCTCGCTCCCGCTCGACGAGAAGGCGCGCGTCTCCGCTGGCGGAGCGGTCCTCTTCCACGGCCGCCCGACCGCGAGCGGCGAGGTCGTCGCCGTCGCGCTCGAGCGCTCCGTCGGCTAA
- a CDS encoding flagellar basal body-associated FliL family protein, with the protein MSEETKKTEEAKPADAAPPASKKPSAVGGVLKLVIPALLAAGASYGGTRYAKAQNAIVIVKEKEEAESGGKGKHELHPPGPTVSLEPFLLSVFDASKKPHPMKMTVAVEFDAKAAAHDDPKAFMPRIRDAVLTHLRKTTYEDISDPAHYDRLRKELLEQCHEVGAESAKKILITDFVIQ; encoded by the coding sequence ATGAGCGAAGAAACCAAGAAGACCGAAGAGGCGAAGCCGGCCGACGCCGCTCCGCCCGCGTCGAAGAAGCCGTCCGCGGTGGGCGGCGTCTTGAAGCTCGTCATCCCGGCGCTCCTCGCCGCCGGCGCCTCCTACGGCGGCACTCGCTACGCGAAGGCGCAGAACGCGATCGTCATCGTGAAAGAGAAAGAAGAAGCTGAAAGCGGTGGAAAGGGCAAACATGAATTGCATCCGCCCGGCCCGACCGTCTCGCTCGAGCCGTTCCTCCTCAGCGTGTTCGACGCGAGCAAGAAGCCACACCCGATGAAGATGACCGTCGCGGTCGAGTTCGACGCCAAGGCGGCGGCGCACGACGACCCGAAGGCCTTCATGCCGCGCATCCGCGACGCGGTCCTCACCCACCTCCGCAAGACGACCTACGAGGACATCTCCGATCCCGCGCACTACGACAGGCTCCGCAAGGAGCTCCTCGAGCAGTGCCACGAGGTCGGCGCCGAGTCGGCCAAGAAGATCCTCATCACCGACTTCGTCATTCAATGA